The stretch of DNA GTTAAACCAATTATAATATAGATCAGTACCATCCAAGACCCAGTGAGGCTGATTTCTCAAGCCTCGCCAATTAAAAGGCCAATAAGAACTCAGTTGTATCTATCTTCTACTATAGATTTCCTTTAGTACTCCTTAGAGTACCAAATCATGGTCCTGAAGACTGACCTCGACATCATTTGGCAGTCCAGAGAAATCCTCCTATGCCGCAACAAGAACCCTCTTTAATTCGCAATAGGGAGTTCCATCAAAGCGTCATATACCATAACTGCGAaagaaattagaaagaaaaaaggGCAAGCCATCAAATCCAAAAAATTACTCTGATAGAAAATCAAGCTGAGAAGTCTATTGGAAGGAAGCTACAATAAGGGCATCCAGAAACAGAGCTCACGCTGAGACCTCAACGATGTTCTAGGGGCGGCAAAGGCGGCCAGGATGGCGCCGCGGCATCGGAATCCGAGACCTAAAGGAACCCATCAGAACATCTTCAGCAAGATCGAAGGGGAGGAGAACAAGATTCTCTTCCTTGATGTAGCAAACGAAGGGAAAGGGGGGCGGGATCGCGACTCAATGTTAGGATCAGGGTTCAGAAGCAGGAGGAGAAAGGAATGGGAAGGAGAAGAGGCAAGCGGTGACCTGAAGCGAGCGCAGCAGAGGAAGAGAGGGGACGAGAGGCGAAGGCCGTTCCCACGTGCTCGCGGGACGACCGCACGGAGCATAATATATCGGGTTTAAAGAAGATGGACGTTTAGAACCCGCTCCGCTTCGAATAGTCAATTAGTGATGGTATCGGGTCGGGTTGCGGACCACCGTGTATCGTTAAGAACTGGATCCGTATCCAATTCATCTAATGATCAGGTTGAAACCGGGTTCGGGTCGACAACTATAGCAAAGTAATAAAACACTTAGAATCAAATAAAGAaaatgtcaaaaatcaatctattatataataaaaaattattaagttccaaaaataaattcaaattgttTTATTTTCTAATTAAATGTTTTCAAGaactctctcctcttcctccaagcCTTCAGGCCTGCACCATAATTACAAGTAAAACCTGAGGCACACTGGATTCAATCTGAGAAGACTTGCACACAAGTCTGAAGAAATTGTAAGCTGCATTTGGTTAGTAGAAAACAGTTTTTGTGGCGAAAGCATCACATTTTTTCCCCATTTCTTTGGTTTGAAGATAAGGCAATGTCTCGAGTCATAACATCTTAAGGAGAAGCATTGGACACGTCAAATTCTGTGCTGGAGAACTTCCATTAATACAAATATCACACAATTCAAGCTAATGTCTGTCTCTACTTCCAAGTTTTTCTTATGATCAGATAATCTCATTGAAATAATGAAAGAACATAATGCAAGTAGAATTTTCGTAGAAGAACTTGATAATAAACAACGTCACGTTAAGCTTAATTTGGTTCTGTACATGCTTCCCACAACCTTTCTTGGAGATGGATCATTTGGCCCCCTGTCACGCTGGCCAGATGTGAAGTATAGCCAGCCATTCCAGAAGGCAGCCAAGGTAGTCTTGATTCGATATGGCATTCGACCAATTACTGACCATTTCTGTGAGTATAAAAGAAATAACATTTGGTAAGGGAAATATAACACCCGATGTAACAAGAATGAAATAAGCCAACAATCATAGAACCATTGTGGAGGGCATATGATGATTCAAGCCACAACTTGGTGTTATGTGGGTTTGGAAAGCATTAATatatcaagatattcaaaatgttTCCAACCGTTGAGAATGTAAAAGAAAATTATTCTATTTCTCAAGCAAGAACAAACAAGAGAAAAGATTGCTTACCAGGGAATCTAAATTAAACCGGAATACTTCACCAAGTAGAATCATCTTCTTGGTAATTGGGTGTTTCATTGTAGTGCCACCCACAACAATAATTGAGTTGTTGACGATAACCCATGCAAACTCTATGTGGGAATTTGGTAATGGCATGGGAGGAAGTTGCTTCCATTTGTTTCCATCAGCCAGCATGTAAACATCACCATATTGCACCTGGACAAACAGATAAATGCACTTTGGAAACATTAATATCGAACATTTAACGTATGAGCATAAATGTTTGAAGTATGGAGATATAAGCTACACGTTTGTTGGAACAGAAAAGGTCACTAATTACCATACCCTTTGTATAGCCTTGCCCTTACATGCCATAAAACCCGAGATATCTGACTTTCGTCAAAACTACTGATCTACCAGAAAAGCCTTGAGAATAGCAATCAGAAATAAATCCCTAAAGAGTATTGTTGGACACCAAGTTACTTCGAACACACAACCTGTTTCATATATGAGTGCGAGTATATAGGACATCATTTGGCTTATATAGTACATACACGTTCTCTTAGAGCAGGAAGGTTCCTATTAAAACATTCCTTCTTGTTCCAGGTGTAGCCATGTTATGTGGTTCTGGCATCTTCCATATCACATCCAACAAAACAGTTATGATGAATCTAAGATAAAACTCCTAAAGTGAACCTTACCAATCATAGTTTGCTTTCTCATGTCTTTCTTTATTTCCAGATAATGACAAGTACTGTAATCAGCTCGTCAAGAGGGATAATAGAAGAAAAACAGCCCAAGTGATTGGCATACCATAACTTGGAAATACCACCATTCGAGGCTTTTAGAGGGTAAAGTACTCCGGAATCACGTCATACTTAAAGGTGGATAACAGGAATGATCATCAAAGAAGACTTGCTTAAAAAGCTGTAATAAATGTAATGACCATTTGCTTAATGGAACAAGTGATCCTCAATGAACCAATGTGCAAAAGGATCAGCAGATCATCTAGAACTATTATCAAAATTCTGTTGTCGTTACCTCTGTTCCCATTGTGTTTCTGTGCCATGTTATAGTAACTATCATGCTACCACTATCCCAATTATGTTGATGTTGAGATTCTTAATTGGGCTAATCTTAAATGCTCAATTTTATTTTATACCCTATAGATATCAATTTTGATTTCATCCCAGTCTCACATACTTTTAGATAAGTTCAGTACAGTTTGCACAACATTATAGTGATTGAAAAATATTCTGTAACTTATGTTTGCTAcactttttaaaattattaaaaaatattatttgatgtaACACATGATAAATATGAATGACAGGCAGAACGTTATTTGTTTTTTATAAGCTTGATATACATGGCACAAGTAGAAAAATGCCAAGAGAATTAGAAAATTTTCCAGTAGAACAGTTTTCAGAAGATATCCAAGGCACAAATAGTACTAAACTATGTTATTCTAAAACAGTTGAGTTATTCCAAACAGAATAAAACTACTTCATGGAAGATGAAATTACTTTGCGTTGAAGTAGGCAAAGTATGACAACTTAAAAAAGATAGTACCTCATGTCTTCGAGAACATTTGTATATAGGTGATCCAGGCTTAGCCATAAAATCACCCTCTTGACCACCGATAACTAGCAGTTGATCATTAGCAACAACACATGCCCTGATGGCAAAATATAATAAACCATGAGAAATAGaaaattacattttcattattctATCTTCAATGAATTACAAACTGACTTATTCTGCAAAGGCCATTTACTATCTCTACAAGTGTCATAGAAGTGCaaagttatttttaatataataaaggTGGCCATCACAAAGAATAAAATTACAACAAGCTCTGAGTTGGCAATAAGTTAAAGCTACCAACCTCTAAATACTGTTTGACAGATTAACTGAAGTAAAACTTCCTTCAAAATAAACCACCAGGTGAGGTATTCCAGTTACAAGATATTCTGCCAACACTATCTATGACTGATAGAAAACATCCAAATTTATGAAACAACATGAAAATGAAGAATTTTAAAAGAATCTTCTAAGAAAAAGATCCTGCCACACCTATTACCTACTGTGAgtctataaaaatcatatcaaagtTTAGTGGGAGGTATTAATTTCCACCTaattgtcacgaacgatcgtcgcgcactcgcaacaactccgttcaacgaaccgttcgtcgctcacacctatatgtacagctgcttgatagcatggtttctcttggttttgggtcattttgcttgtaaaaatataagttcaaacaagctgcagcgttacaaagcgaccgctcaccgaaccaagcaaaacagccccaaaacagctccgttttcgcgtgccgcgggctgacttctggaatctgcctctgctcaccaaaacgtcagtcatctcagcccctttgaaccccccgggtggcacagggctggatggggcttcagatatataccgggcgttgaacactctttcgcaagttcgcacgttgccttgacaagaacttgttgtcgcgcccgggaccaggtgagcggctgtttgtgggcttacagctgttcgttcaactttctaaagcccttgttttccccctctccctcttttctcttgtgcacgcaaggtgctcgctgaattgcttgtaaagcttccccttttcgcgagacgtcaggacttgtccgtcgctcgttctttcgaactaatcaactttctctttttacaggtccttcgggacctgcgagaggttacaagtgggctgatccttgtggagcaatatcgcaagggtgaagcgcgacttaggcaacgcaagctaagtttgcatctttgccgcaagggtgactcgcgacttaggcaacgcaagctaagttcgcgtctttggccgcaagggtgcctcacgccttaggcaattctagctaaggccgtgacataatGACATCTCAAGTCtgaggtgttaaaccaaaatttTGGCAATATAACACGTAAAAATTATGCCTGATACATATTATGTGCAATGTTGGAAAAATGCCTGTGAGGACCACCACGTGGTATAGGTATCTCAGTTGTCCATTCCTTTTCCAATGCCTTGCCATCCTTTACTGCAATGCTCCAATGATCTAATCCAGGTTCATGACGATCCTCTTTGCTGCCACCCATAACATGCAGTCTGCCTCTCCAAAGTTGAGTTGCTGGGGCATACCTGAAAATTGAAATGCAGAAAAAATCCAGATGAAGCTGCTTATGTAAAAGAGATCTCTTCCAGAGATGACTCCGTAAAAATGCAGGAGTTAGCCAGACACAATGTGCTAAATTGCACATACCTAGGAACGGGTAGTGGGGGCAATTCACTCCACTCTTTCGTCTGTGTATCCAGCACAAAGTTGCGATTAGTAGGCCCTCTACATTGTGGACCATATTGTCCTGTGACAGCATAAATATATCTTCCATCCGTTGCCATTCCCAAGTGAGAATTTGCCATTTCTCTTGGCATTTCAATCCTTCCACCCCATGTATTATTTGTGAAATTGTATATATCAACATGAGAATGCACCTAAATGATGAGCGCATGGAAGAATATGATATTAGAATTAAAAGGTTAGGCATCAAGTACTTCAACATGAGATATCAAAATGCTTGTAGAAGCATGAAATTCACAAATTAAGTTCAGAGCACACTAACTAAACTCAATAATCAAAGGCTAAATGTTGTACTAATCAAACACCAGCAAAGAATAAGAATTAAAAGCAGAGTCATCTATTCTAGTTTAGATATACTTCATTTGGAAATTTGAAACAACTACAGCATGTCAATGTAGTCTAAAGCCTAGAAGAATAAGATAAGATACTAAAATTTTCACAAGTCCTTACATAATCAATGGTACCATATCCTGCAAATATATAAAACAGATCATTAATTTGTACAGCTGCCCCATCTAGACGAGGTACAGGTGCTTCAGGCATCTCTTCCCATTCTATTTGCGGTGCAGGTAAATCAGCATAAGTTGCATTAAGATATCTAACTGACAACTTGACATCTTTAGAGTCTCCTTTTGGCTgcagttaaaaaaaataaaatcaaattgccACCCTCCCAAAATATATGAAGGCATTGAAAATTGAAAACAACTAAATGCACCTAAACAAGACAAATTCCAGGATGCATCAGCAATTTGATTGCCAAAATtagttctacaagcaaaataacaGAAGAATATTTTGTTGCAAGTCCACAATTTCCTAAGCAAAATTTGGACAAAGAAGCACAAAAAGCACTGCCAGCATCATCAGGAAAACTAGAGAAACTGAATACATGGATTAACTGACAGTACAAGGAGATGTTACAGGGAGAATTGGCCCAAATAAGTAGCAATGCAGAAAGGTCTAGTATCATTTGCAGCGGCTACTATTTTTACTTATTTTTCACACTTGAATAATGAATCTTCAAGGGAATAAGCATAAGTAGAAACTACTTCTTGTCCATGGTCGGAGGACAAGAGGAATATTCTAAAAACAGTTCTTTCATATATACAGGCCAATAGCAATTCATtcaattgaaaagaaaaaaggCGGACTGAGGTAGAATAAAGCGAATCCCCTTGGGAATATTTTGAGAAGACAATTCCGCACAACTGCTGCATCAGTCAGAAGCCAAAGCAAGAGAATTACGTTTATTAAAGGAGTCTTCCGAAGTATACATTACATAAGAGAAATTTTCAAAGGCATATGACGATATGCATGAGATTTCCATATTAAGTTAAAGGTTGAAAGACGTCATATAATCCTTCCGATAACAGAAACGAGGTCGCCAAAACATAATCAGAATAAATTATGCTTATTAGATAACAGCAAGCCCCGGTGCATTGGCATGTAAGCAAAGCTAAACAAAGCCAAATCCGAAAATGTAGATGGACCGATGTAAAAGATGGGCCTTTCCAAACATGGTTTATCTTTCTCACTAATATTTAAAGCATCTGAAATCTAAAAGAAAAACCTCGATGAACTAACAACGCAAGCCTCATAGCTTTGCCATTGTCTCCACTAGACGGAGCAACAGAAAGATCGGCAGATCGAATTCAGATCCGACGAGAAAAGAAGCAACATTGTATCCAAACCAAATCCCCTAGGTACCAGATTCGAGAACCGAAATTCCGACCCCAAACAAAGGCATCGGGATGAAGATCGAGCTTACTTGCTTGGCCTTGGGTGTGGAGAGGCCGAGGGAGAGGTCGAAGGAGGTGGGCCAGTAGGAAAACGAAGAGGGAGGAGAGATGCCCGAAggcgatgaggaggaggagacccAGAAGAAGTCGGCGAGGAGGACGATGGCGAGGAAGACGACGCAGGAAAGGAGGAAGACGCATTTCCGTGGCGTTTGCTTCCCGCTTCCAGGTCTGGCCATGGGTCCGAGGAGGGAGGAAGAGAGGATGAGGAGAAGCGAGAATGGagtgagggggagggggagggggaggaggggaggaagaaggggtGGAGAGGCGGCGGCATCCGGAGAAGAGAAAATGGTGGGCGGACAGCCGTTGGTTTCGTGCTCTTTCTCGTTTATTTCTTGTTCTGGTTGTTTCGATGATCCTCCTTTTCCTCTCTCTCCTCGCTCTGGTATTATTACTGTGAGCGGGCGCCGGGGTTTGTCGGGTCGGTGCGGGGAACAGGTGGTTTCCGGGAGTTCGACTCGAACAGCTGCGCGTGAGCGGAATTTTAGGCGCCGAAACAATGGAGGCTTAGAAAGcaacttcacaaaaaaaaatgcaCGTGAAGATCTCGTGCAGCGGTGCGAGCGACGATTCCTACCCTTCCCAAAATCTGTAGGTTGAAGCCACTAGTGTCAGAGCTTCCGAGGCTCTCCCTTATTTACACACACCTTATACAAAAGTTGTGCATCATTTTGTAATGCAAAAAATGTCCAACGTATACAGTCTGAAGATTAGTTAAGACATCCAAAGAATATGATGTAAAATAATGCATATGATAAAGTTGTGGCCTTGGGGACATTAGGCTTCCTAAACATTCTGTGGATAATTTTGCTTTGGAAGTGAGTTTAGATGCCATAGATTCTTatgtttttcttaaaataaaaataaactatgcAAGGAAAGCTGTGAAAGAATAAAAATAGGTAAACGTATAAAATTTTTATGGTGTCCGAGCTCCGAAGAGTTTAAAACATAGAGAGGCAAAcagttaattaatttaattaatagaTTAAAGTAATGTGATCAAAAGTTGTATACTGAGTCCAACGTCCGCGCATGCCCTCACattgaaaagaaacaaaataatgttAATTGTCATCTATGAATAGTAAGTGTCAGGAGGCACATCTTGAAGTGCAAGCAGCATTAACAAAGCAACCATAAAAGACATAAATATATAAAACTAGCTCAATTAATCGATCAAgttataaagagaaaaaaataaatataacttaaAAATTATAGTCTTGAAAACCTTCGGGTTTCAGGTTCACATTGAACTAAGAAATTAAcatcacaaaacaaaaggtagaCATATAAAAACCAAGCTAACATCACGtcagaaatattttatttgtatcAAGAAAAGGGCGGAACGGCCACGTACAGCACCAACCCGCATGGGCAAGGGAAGCAGGTGATCTCACTGGGTCTTGTGCATGTGGCGAATCAGGTCGATAACACGTGAGCTGCAAGTAGGGAAATagaaattaagcaaaattttgCCCAACTCTTCTAGATGTCCACAGTATCATTCTTGATGCAGAGAGAATAGTTCGGTTACCTGTAGCCCCACTCGTTATCATACCAAGACACAAGCTTGACAAACTTTCCATTCAAAGAAATTCCAGCCTTGGCATCAAAAATGCTTGATCTGCAAAAAGCAATTTAAAAGCTTAACCAACATGATCTGATGAAGACAATACATCGACATCTTTGATACGGAAAGTTTAGAGTCATGCGCAGAGTAAATTCAAAGCTTGTTATTTAATTGCTTTCAGAATTAAGAATTCCAGCGTTGACAGCACCTCTTGTCTCCTACAAAGTCGGTGGATACCAAGTCCTCCTCCACATATCCCAAGATGCCCTTCAGCTTTCCCTCAGATTCCTCCCTGTGATGCAACCAATCAAAAAGATTCTAGAATGCTGAACTTAGAAAAGTGTCCATGACCCACGCTTCGGCTATGCATATGCTATATAGCAATATGATCAGTGGAAAGTTATGTTTGTTAAGGTAATAGTTAAAAGATGATACAACCACATCCTTCTGATGACTATTCTATTACCTTCCAGCTGACCTACTTAAAGAACCCGATACAGTCAACATGTAAAAGAAATGAATGGCGACTTGATTCAGTCAATACTTAAAACACAGCAGACATAGTCATTGTCATTAAAAGATACAAATTATCTACATCAACTTACTTGATGGCAGCCTTGATCTCCTCATAGGTGGCTTCTTTCTCAAGCCTGACAGTGAGATCCACAACCGACACATCAACAATTGGAACACGGAAAGCCATACCAGTTAACTTTCCATTCAAAGCAGGAAGCACTTTTCCAACAGCCTATGCGAGTGATTATCAGATCAAGTTAGTTAAAAATGTATTTATGTCCGACTAgtcatgaacaagtttttaattgTCAAGTAAACCAAGCAAAGAGCAATTCAAATGGATATTCTCTACCATTCACATGATCTTGTAACACAAATGAACCAAGAAATAAATCAAAATAGTTTACCTTCACTTCCACTACAAACAATATTATGGTGGAAATGCATATACAAATCATTCCTCATAGGACTACTGTAAAAGAACCAACATTTACCTTTCCATTCAAAGCAGGAAGCACTTTTCCAACAGCCTATGTTAGTGATTACCAGATCAAGTTAGTTAAAAATGCATTTATGATGTCAGATTAGTCATGAACAAGTTATCAATTGTCAAGCCAAGCCAAGCAAACATAAGAAGTAAAATTATTCAAAAAGGTAATATAAGCAGTAAAACTCGAGCAATTCAAATGGACATTGTCTACCATTCACATGATCTTGTAATGCAAATGGACCAAGAAATAAATCAAAATAGGACACCTTCACTTCCACTGCAAAAAATGTTATTGTGGAAATGCCATACCAGTGAGTTATCTTAACTACCAACCCAAGGATTTAAAGATTGACCACTGTCTGCAGATTAGCATGCATAAAAAGTAGCACTATTATCTACATGGTCTAATGTGATCGCCCTTGTGCATAAATGTTTACTAATATATTCTTAATCAGTCCATCATTATAGGGTATACATAAGTCACAAAACATACAGAAACCAGTCAAACGCACAGTATATGTTGAATACTTGAATATACAACTAAATGACTAATAAATTTGGTTACTCTAATAACCTTTGCAGCACCAGTGCTGCTAGGAATGATGTTGAAGCTTGCAGCTCGTCCACCTCTCCAGTCCTTACTAGATGGTCCATCAACGGTTTTTTGAGTAGCTGAAAAACAAAAGTAAAGAACACATTAACAGCTTCAGAAAAGTTACTGAACTTCAAAGAATCAAATATGTAAGGTGCAAATAATAATTACCAGTGATAGCATGAACTGTGGTCATCAAACCCTCTACTATTCCAAATCTATCATGGACAACCTGGCACATAAGATAATTAAACAAAACCAATTAATATCAAGTTCAAGATTAAAGACAGAAAATAGCCAATGTCAAAATGTGATTTACCTTGGCTAAAGGAGCAAGACAGTTGGTCGTGCAGCTTGCATTGGAGACAATATTAATGTCCGGCTTGTACTCATTTTCATTCACCCCTACAACGAACATTGGAGCATCCTTGCTGGGAGCGGAGATGATGACCTTCTTGGCACCACCCTGTTCTTAGATTAGAAAGGTCCAATAGGGAATTCCAATTAATTCCAGCAGTCCAAGCACTAGTTTCATGATGAAATGAAAAAGTACATTGATCCCTCAATTTCATAGAAAGAAAAAACTGTGAGATACAATTGAATGATAGAACCAGTAACGCCTAGGTCACAGTTATAAGTAGGACGAGtttacatggcatatggcaatcttcTACAATGTCACAGATGTGAGTTTTACCAGCTTTCATTTGCCAATTTCAACTAAAACTATCTTTCAAATGTCATATCAGACTTTCcacaaaagaataaaaagatagGAATAGCTAACTTATGAATGATTTCTTGATACATAGCTGACATGTTAAAATATATTGAAGTGACTATCAATCAATTGCGAAGGACCACATCACTTTAAGCATCAAAGTAGGTCCACAATATAAGTAGCCCAGGCTATTTGACAGTAATGAAGCAGTTAAAGGAATGTATAACCTAAAGAAATTTCTGTATATATGAAACTAGAATGGTTGGGAATGAATAACATTCAGAGTCAATCATCAGTGGCGATATTAATAAAGAGACAAAAATGAATCACATAAATAAAGCAAATCTAGAATGACCATAACCTTAAGGTGAGCAGCAGCCTTGTCCTTGTCAGTGAAGACACCAGTGGATTCCACAATGTACTCAGCACCGGTCTCACCCCATGGAATCTCCTCAGGATTCCTAAAAACCATAAAAGTTTCAATGCACAACTGATGATAACATCTAAACACCCCTGTACCGTTTACCAGAAGAGGGTTAAGAATAGGATACCTAACTCCAAAAACAGTAACTTGCTTATCGCCAAAGAGAAGAGTCTTGGAGTCCTTCACCTTGATCTCGTGATGCTTCCAAGATCCATGCACGGTATCATACTTAAACATGTACGTCTGCAGTGCATTAACCAGCCAAATAGTATCAGATTGAAGGAAAAAAATGGAGCAAATGTAAAGATCTTGCAATTTACGAACAGACATATATGAAAGGCAACAAACGCTGTCATATCATTTCCAAATGAGATGAGGATAATTTCAAGTTGCGATAAGGTCAAAACCCCAAACAGAACAAAAATATCTGGAATAGTCATAGTCAACCAGATGTTTAAGTGTTTCCAATCTGGTCTACAGAAAACCACTAGAACCAGAGAATTCACTGTTAACCACGGATCAGGACATATACCGATCCACATATCAAGAATATCACAAGAAGATTGAAGCATCCGATGTCAACAAACATAAACGAATGGGGAGATAAGCCATCAATCCAGCCATTGCTGAAATCACATTATCGTTAGATCTGCACTCTAGATAAAGATTACTAAAATGACATAGTACCATGTAATCGGTGGTGATAAAGGGGTCATTCACGGCGACGAGCTCCACATCGTCGCTTTGGAGCGCTACTCTGGCGACCAGCCTCCCGATCCTTCCGAACCCTAGCAAGAACCACATGATCGGATCAACAAGGCCCTCATCGATCAAATAGATTTCGAAAACGTCGGGGGAAAACTAACCGTTGATGCCGATCTTGATATTTCCCGCTGCAAAAGAAGAACGTAAGAATCACAACCGGATCACATACGATCCAAAAGAACGAAGATCGAGGCGATCGAGGAAGGAGATCGGAGGCTTACCCATGGTGCGATCGAAGAGTGAGAACACAAGGTGAATAGGAACCGAACGGGGAGTGCGGGTTTCAGCTTCGGCTTATATAGGCGAAGACGTTCGCTTAATCGATCAGGGTTGCTTAAAAAAAATACGAAATTGAACGAAAAATTAAATAATACTTAAAAAAAGATACAGGTTTTCTACCGTCGGATATGATCAGTTTTGTCTTTGATGCATATATAACTGATGTTACTTTATCCTTTTAGTTAACTACCATTAATATTCATccctataatttaaaaaattatattgatattcttgtaaaaataaaatatctaggtttatttatcctaacatcatcatttttatcaatgaaaatataaaaataaattataaaaatataattttaatattttagttgatgATGATGAATAATGTTA from Musa acuminata AAA Group cultivar baxijiao chromosome BXJ2-11, Cavendish_Baxijiao_AAA, whole genome shotgun sequence encodes:
- the LOC135627892 gene encoding kelch repeat-containing protein At3g27220-like, producing the protein MARPGSGKQTPRKCVFLLSCVVFLAIVLLADFFWVSSSSSPSGISPPSSFSYWPTSFDLSLGLSTPKAKQPKGDSKDVKLSVRYLNATYADLPAPQIEWEEMPEAPVPRLDGAAVQINDLFYIFAGYGTIDYVHSHVDIYNFTNNTWGGRIEMPREMANSHLGMATDGRYIYAVTGQYGPQCRGPTNRNFVLDTQTKEWSELPPLPVPRYAPATQLWRGRLHVMGGSKEDRHEPGLDHWSIAVKDGKALEKEWTTEIPIPRGGPHRACVVANDQLLVIGGQEGDFMAKPGSPIYKCSRRHEVQYGDVYMLADGNKWKQLPPMPLPNSHIEFAWVIVNNSIIVVGGTTMKHPITKKMILLGEVFRFNLDSLKWSVIGRMPYRIKTTLAAFWNGWLYFTSGQRDRGPNDPSPRKVVGSMYRTKLSLT
- the LOC135627372 gene encoding glyceraldehyde-3-phosphate dehydrogenase 2, cytosolic-like; translation: MAGNIKIGINGFGRIGRLVARVALQSDDVELVAVNDPFITTDYMTYMFKYDTVHGSWKHHEIKVKDSKTLLFGDKQVTVFGVRNPEEIPWGETGAEYIVESTGVFTDKDKAAAHLKGGAKKVIISAPSKDAPMFVVGVNENEYKPDINIVSNASCTTNCLAPLAKVVHDRFGIVEGLMTTVHAITATQKTVDGPSSKDWRGGRAASFNIIPSSTGAAKAVGKVLPALNGKLTGMAFRVPIVDVSVVDLTVRLEKEATYEEIKAAIKEESEGKLKGILGYVEEDLVSTDFVGDKRSSIFDAKAGISLNGKFVKLVSWYDNEWGYSSRVIDLIRHMHKTQ